One Streptococcus gallolyticus subsp. gallolyticus DSM 16831 DNA window includes the following coding sequences:
- a CDS encoding sigma-70 family RNA polymerase sigma factor, whose translation MMETFESYFEKVKPIVLKLRRHYFVKLWDYDDWLQEGRVVLFCLLQEKPDLLQDDLSLYAYFKTKFSNYLKDVIRHQESLKRKFNQLPYEEISDVGHCLAQASFLDLADYVAYQERLQAVEQRLGVGAREKLAKVMRGERFEGKKAFLTQIEPFFNEFREK comes from the coding sequence ATGATGGAAACCTTTGAAAGCTATTTTGAAAAGGTCAAACCGATTGTGCTTAAGTTGCGTCGTCACTATTTTGTCAAATTATGGGACTATGATGATTGGTTACAAGAGGGACGGGTGGTTCTGTTCTGTCTCCTGCAAGAAAAGCCAGACTTGTTGCAGGACGACTTGTCCCTTTATGCCTATTTTAAAACGAAGTTTTCCAACTATCTCAAGGATGTGATTCGCCATCAAGAGAGTTTGAAACGCAAGTTTAATCAGCTGCCATATGAGGAGATTAGTGACGTGGGGCATTGTTTGGCGCAAGCAAGCTTTCTGGATCTGGCGGATTATGTGGCTTATCAGGAGCGGCTGCAGGCGGTTGAGCAGCGACTGGGAGTAGGGGCACGAGAGAAATTGGCGAAGGTGATGCGAGGGGAGCGCTTTGAGGGCAAGAAGGCGTTTCTAACCCAAATTGAGCCCTTCTTTAACGAGTTTAGGGAAAAATAG
- a CDS encoding ACT domain-containing protein, which translates to MKAIITVVGKDKTGIVAGVSAKIAELGLNIDDISQTVLDDFFTMMAVVSSDEKQDFTYLRSEFEAYGETLNVKINIQSEAIFDAMYNI; encoded by the coding sequence ATGAAAGCAATTATTACTGTTGTTGGTAAGGATAAGACAGGTATTGTAGCAGGTGTTTCAGCAAAAATTGCTGAATTAGGTTTGAATATTGATGATATTTCTCAAACAGTTTTGGATGATTTCTTTACGATGATGGCTGTTGTTTCATCTGATGAAAAGCAAGATTTTACTTATTTACGTTCAGAATTTGAAGCTTATGGTGAAACGTTGAATGTTAAAATTAATATTCAAAGTGAAGCTATTTTTGATGCTATGTACAATATTTAA
- a CDS encoding PFL family protein, producing MDIKQVTETIAMIEEQNFDVRTITMGISLLDCIDPDINKAADKIYKKVVEKAGSLVAVGDEIAAELGIPIVNKRVSVTPISIIGAATDATDYLPLAHALDKAANEIGIDFIGGFSALVQKGYQKGDEILINSIPRALAETSKVCSSVNIGSTKSGINMTAVADMGRIIKETAELSDLGAAKLVVFANAVEDNPFMAGAFHGVGEADVVINVGVSGPGVVKRALEKVRGESFDVVAETVKKTAFKITRIGQLVGQMASERLGVKFGIVDLSLAPTPAVGDSVARVLEEMGLETVGTHGTTAALALLNDQVKKGGIMACNQVGGLSGAFIPVSEDEGMIAAVQNGSLNLEKLEAMTAICSVGLDMIAIPEDTPYETIAAMIADEAAIGVINQKTTAVRIIPKGKEGDMIEFGGLLGTAPVMSVNHNSSADFIKRGGQIPAPVHSFKN from the coding sequence GTGGATATTAAACAAGTTACTGAAACCATTGCGATGATTGAGGAACAAAATTTTGATGTTCGTACCATTACAATGGGAATTTCTCTTCTTGATTGTATTGATCCAGATATTAATAAGGCTGCAGATAAGATTTATAAGAAAGTTGTCGAAAAAGCTGGTTCTTTGGTGGCTGTTGGAGATGAGATTGCGGCTGAACTAGGTATTCCAATTGTTAATAAACGTGTTTCTGTAACACCGATTTCTATTATTGGAGCAGCGACTGATGCGACTGACTACCTTCCGTTGGCTCATGCTTTGGATAAGGCTGCGAATGAAATTGGAATTGATTTTATTGGTGGTTTTTCTGCCTTGGTTCAAAAGGGTTACCAAAAAGGTGATGAAATTCTTATCAACTCTATTCCTCGTGCGCTTGCTGAAACTTCAAAAGTTTGTTCATCCGTCAATATTGGTTCTACAAAATCAGGGATTAATATGACAGCAGTTGCTGATATGGGACGCATTATTAAGGAAACGGCTGAATTGTCTGATTTGGGTGCAGCAAAATTAGTCGTGTTTGCAAATGCGGTTGAAGATAATCCATTTATGGCGGGTGCTTTCCATGGTGTTGGTGAAGCTGATGTTGTCATCAATGTCGGTGTTTCTGGTCCTGGTGTTGTAAAACGTGCTCTTGAAAAAGTTCGCGGTGAAAGTTTTGACGTTGTTGCTGAAACGGTTAAGAAAACAGCCTTTAAGATTACACGTATTGGTCAATTGGTTGGTCAGATGGCGAGTGAACGTTTAGGGGTTAAATTTGGTATTGTTGACCTTTCTCTTGCGCCTACGCCAGCGGTTGGTGACTCTGTGGCTCGTGTTCTTGAAGAAATGGGGCTTGAAACAGTTGGTACTCATGGAACAACTGCAGCGCTTGCACTTTTAAATGACCAGGTTAAAAAAGGCGGTATTATGGCTTGTAACCAAGTTGGTGGTTTGTCTGGTGCTTTTATTCCTGTATCTGAAGATGAAGGTATGATTGCTGCTGTTCAAAATGGCTCACTTAACTTGGAAAAACTTGAAGCAATGACAGCTATTTGTTCTGTTGGTTTGGATATGATTGCTATTCCTGAAGATACTCCTTACGAAACAATCGCTGCTATGATTGCTGATGAAGCAGCTATTGGTGTGATTAATCAAAAAACAACAGCTGTTCGTATTATTCCAAAAGGTAAAGAAGGCGATATGATTGAATTTGGTGGTCTTCTTGGTACAGCGCCTGTAATGAGTGTTAATCATAATTCATCTGCTGATTTCATCAAACGTGGTGGTCAAATCCCTGCCCCTGTTCATAGCTTTAAAAACTAA
- a CDS encoding histidine phosphatase family protein, whose amino-acid sequence MVKTRLYIARHGKTMFNTIGRAQGWSDSPLTVDGERGIQELGLGLKDAGIVFKEAFSSDSGRTLQTMEIILRECQQENIPYTRDKRIREWCFGSLDGGYDGELFNGVLPRVFDKDMTKLTYQEMAAGIYQVDTAGWAETWEVLSSRILEGFTAIAEKIEALGGGNAIVVSHGMTIGTFLWLIDHATPRSLGLDNGSISVVSFENGKFTIESIGDVSYRLRGRQILEERKNEKKA is encoded by the coding sequence ATGGTTAAAACAAGATTGTATATTGCTCGTCATGGAAAAACGATGTTCAATACGATTGGTCGTGCTCAAGGTTGGAGTGATAGTCCTTTAACTGTTGATGGTGAGCGTGGGATTCAAGAGCTTGGTTTAGGCTTGAAAGATGCAGGAATTGTTTTTAAAGAGGCGTTTTCGAGCGATAGTGGACGTACTTTACAGACAATGGAGATTATTTTACGTGAATGTCAACAGGAAAATATCCCATATACTCGTGATAAACGTATTCGCGAATGGTGTTTTGGTAGCCTAGATGGCGGATACGATGGTGAGCTCTTTAATGGTGTGTTGCCACGTGTATTTGATAAGGATATGACTAAGTTGACTTATCAAGAAATGGCGGCAGGTATTTATCAAGTCGATACAGCTGGTTGGGCTGAGACTTGGGAAGTTTTGAGTAGCCGTATTTTAGAGGGATTTACTGCTATTGCTGAGAAAATCGAGGCTTTGGGTGGTGGAAATGCTATTGTTGTTAGCCATGGGATGACTATTGGAACGTTTTTGTGGTTAATTGATCACGCAACGCCAAGAAGTTTGGGGTTGGACAATGGTAGTATTTCCGTTGTTAGTTTTGAAAATGGAAAATTTACAATAGAGTCTATCGGCGATGTTAGTTATCGTTTGCGTGGTAGGCAAATATTAGAAGAAAGAAAAAATGAGAAAAAAGCGTAG
- a CDS encoding M15 family metallopeptidase, with product MRKKRSLPTLILGLLVIVIFIVGIFVFVQGDKLSLSGNAQKSSTDSSSLVSSESSTSSTASATDLPDVSSSDWELVLVNRDNITAEMNPDLTQIDNIYVDSRIADNVRNFLAAAQAIDSSEHLISGYRSVAYQEELFNSYVSQEMAADPSLTQEAAEDLVKTYSQPAGASEHQTGLAIDMSTVNSLNESDADVVAQVAAIAPEYGFVLRFPEGKSDSTGVDYEDWHFRYVGVESAKYMTENNLTLEEYVALLKENNR from the coding sequence ATGAGAAAAAAGCGTAGTTTACCAACTCTTATTCTAGGGTTGTTAGTTATTGTAATTTTTATAGTCGGTATTTTTGTTTTTGTCCAAGGTGACAAATTGTCATTGAGTGGAAATGCTCAAAAGTCATCAACGGATAGTTCAAGCTTGGTGAGCTCTGAGTCTTCAACGAGTTCAACAGCTTCAGCGACGGATTTGCCAGATGTTTCATCAAGTGATTGGGAGCTTGTTTTAGTTAATCGTGATAATATTACAGCTGAGATGAATCCTGATTTAACGCAAATTGATAATATCTATGTGGATTCACGTATTGCTGATAATGTTCGAAACTTTTTGGCAGCAGCGCAAGCTATTGATAGCAGTGAACATTTGATTTCTGGCTACCGAAGTGTGGCTTATCAAGAAGAATTATTTAATTCCTATGTGTCACAAGAAATGGCAGCTGATCCAAGTTTAACGCAAGAAGCGGCGGAGGATTTGGTTAAGACGTATTCACAGCCTGCTGGTGCTAGTGAACATCAGACTGGACTTGCTATTGATATGAGTACGGTAAATTCTTTGAATGAGAGTGATGCTGATGTTGTTGCGCAGGTCGCAGCTATTGCTCCTGAATATGGTTTTGTCCTACGTTTTCCTGAAGGTAAGAGTGATTCAACGGGAGTCGATTACGAAGATTGGCATTTCCGCTATGTTGGTGTTGAATCTGCTAAATACATGACAGAAAACAACTTAACCTTAGAAGAATATGTGGCTTTGTTGAAGGAGAATAATCGATGA
- a CDS encoding glycoside hydrolase family 73 protein gives MKSRFSLKQFLTFVFIFFVGILLLCLHHATPSATKKQSVSYTQTEFIEEIAPTIQKVAASYGVRPSIIIAQAVLESNYGTNLLAVKYHNLFAVQAQDGQTAIELTYKSYFVNEWQTETGRFAVYKSWTAAIYDYFDLLQSGKLSDGAYDILVSNMGYKKTAQSLQDMGFSTDPDYATKLIAIIEKNNLTAYDK, from the coding sequence ATGAAATCTCGTTTTTCTCTGAAACAATTTTTGACTTTTGTTTTTATCTTTTTTGTTGGAATTCTTTTGCTTTGCTTGCACCATGCAACGCCAAGTGCTACGAAGAAGCAGAGTGTTTCTTATACGCAAACAGAGTTTATTGAAGAAATTGCTCCGACGATTCAAAAAGTAGCAGCGTCATATGGCGTACGTCCTTCGATTATCATTGCTCAAGCTGTTTTGGAATCAAATTATGGGACGAATTTATTGGCAGTAAAATATCATAATTTATTTGCGGTGCAGGCACAGGATGGTCAAACGGCGATAGAATTAACTTATAAGAGTTATTTTGTTAATGAGTGGCAGACTGAGACAGGTCGCTTTGCGGTTTATAAATCTTGGACGGCTGCTATTTATGATTATTTTGATTTATTACAATCTGGCAAATTAAGTGATGGAGCGTATGATATTTTAGTGTCTAATATGGGTTATAAAAAAACAGCACAATCGTTGCAGGATATGGGATTCAGTACAGACCCTGACTATGCTACGAAATTGATTGCTATTATTGAAAAAAACAACTTAACAGCGTATGATAAATAG
- the hrcA gene encoding heat-inducible transcriptional repressor HrcA, translating into MITQRQSDILNLIVELFTQTHEPVGSKTLQATIDSSSATIRNDMAKLEKLGLLEKAHTSSGRMPSAAGFKYFVEHSLSLDSIDERDIYQVIKAFDFEAFKLDDILQKASQVLADMTGYTSVILDVEPARQKLTAFDIVQLSSHDALAVLTLDESKPATIQFAIPKNFMLKDLVTLKEIVDERLLGRTVMDIHYKLRTEIPQILQKYFTVTDNVLDLFDYIFAELFKELVFVAGKVNSLDYANLETYRFLDNDQRVAVALRSSMKEDEIATVQVADSQEAALANVTVLTHKFLIPYRGFGLLSLIGPIDMDYRRSVSLVNVIGRVLAMKLGDYYRYLNSNHYEVN; encoded by the coding sequence ATGATTACCCAACGTCAAAGTGATATTTTGAATTTGATTGTCGAATTATTTACACAGACGCATGAACCTGTCGGCTCTAAGACTTTACAGGCAACCATTGACTCGAGTAGTGCAACGATTCGTAACGATATGGCGAAGCTAGAAAAGTTGGGCTTACTTGAAAAGGCTCATACGTCAAGTGGGCGAATGCCAAGTGCTGCTGGTTTTAAGTATTTTGTTGAGCATTCATTGAGTCTTGACAGTATCGATGAACGTGATATTTATCAGGTCATCAAAGCTTTTGATTTTGAAGCTTTTAAGCTTGATGATATTCTACAAAAAGCAAGTCAGGTTTTGGCTGATATGACTGGTTACACGTCGGTGATTTTGGATGTTGAGCCAGCTCGTCAAAAACTTACAGCTTTCGATATTGTTCAATTATCGAGTCATGATGCTCTAGCTGTTTTAACCTTGGATGAATCCAAACCTGCGACAATTCAATTTGCCATTCCTAAAAACTTCATGTTGAAAGATTTGGTAACTTTGAAAGAAATCGTCGATGAGCGTTTGCTTGGACGAACGGTGATGGATATTCATTATAAGTTACGAACAGAGATTCCGCAGATTTTGCAAAAATATTTTACCGTGACAGACAATGTGTTAGATTTGTTCGACTATATTTTCGCAGAATTGTTTAAAGAATTGGTTTTTGTAGCTGGTAAGGTTAATTCGCTTGATTATGCTAATCTGGAAACATATCGTTTCTTAGATAATGACCAAAGGGTCGCGGTTGCTCTTCGCTCTTCAATGAAAGAAGATGAGATTGCGACTGTTCAGGTTGCAGATAGTCAAGAAGCAGCGCTAGCTAATGTGACTGTTTTGACACATAAGTTTCTGATTCCTTATCGTGGATTTGGGCTTCTTAGCTTGATTGGTCCGATTGATATGGATTATCGCAGAAGTGTTAGCTTGGTAAATGTTATCGGGCGTGTTTTGGCGATGAAACTTGGTGATTATTATCGCTACCTCAATAGTAATCATTACGAGGTCAACTAA
- the grpE gene encoding nucleotide exchange factor GrpE: MSEETKNEELQEEVEATDVVTEEKVEEQPQEDAQNEELQKALERAEDFENKYLRAHAEMQNIQRRANEERQQLQKYRSQDLAKAILPSLDNLERALAVEGLTDDVKKGLEMTRDSLIRALNEEGVEEVVVENFDHNLHMAVQTLPADEEHPADSIAQVLQKGYKLHERLLRPAMVVVYS, from the coding sequence GTGTCAGAAGAAACTAAAAACGAAGAACTTCAAGAAGAAGTTGAAGCCACTGATGTTGTGACTGAAGAAAAAGTAGAAGAGCAGCCTCAAGAAGATGCTCAAAATGAAGAATTGCAAAAAGCACTTGAGCGTGCGGAAGATTTTGAAAATAAATACCTTCGTGCTCATGCTGAAATGCAAAACATTCAACGTCGCGCTAATGAAGAACGTCAGCAATTGCAAAAATACCGTTCACAAGATTTAGCCAAAGCAATTTTACCAAGTTTGGATAATTTGGAAAGAGCACTTGCTGTTGAAGGATTGACAGATGATGTGAAAAAAGGTCTTGAAATGACACGTGACAGCTTGATTCGTGCGCTTAACGAAGAAGGTGTTGAAGAAGTGGTTGTTGAAAACTTTGACCACAACTTGCATATGGCAGTTCAAACTCTTCCAGCTGATGAAGAACATCCTGCAGATAGCATTGCTCAAGTGCTTCAAAAGGGTTACAAACTTCACGAACGTCTATTGCGTCCAGCTATGGTTGTTGTTTACAGCTAA
- the dnaK gene encoding molecular chaperone DnaK → MSKIIGIDLGTTNSAVAVLEGTESKIIANPEGNRTTPSVVSFKNGEIIVGDAAKRQAVTNPDTVISIKSKMGTSEKVSANGKEYTPQEISAMILQYLKGYAEDYLGEKVTKAVITVPAYFNDAQRQATKDAGKIAGLEVERIVNEPTAAALAYGLDKTDKDEKILVFDLGGGTFDVSILELGDGVFDVLATAGDNKLGGDDFDQKIIDWLVADFKNENGVDLSQDKMALQRLKDAAEKAKKDLSGVTQTQISLPFITAGAAGPLHLETSLTRAKFDDLTRDLVERTKTPVRQALSDAGLSISEIDEVILVGGSTRIPAVVEAVKAETGKEPNKSVNPDEVVAMGAAIQGGVITGDVKDVVLLDVTPLSLGIETMGGVFTKLIDRNTTIPTSKSQVFSTAADNQPAVDIHVLQGERPMAADNKTLGRFQLTDIPAAPRGIPQIEVTFDIDKNGIVSVKAKDLGTQKEQHIVIQSNSGLTDEEIEKMMKDAEANAEADAKRKEEVDLRNEVDQAIFATEKTIKETEGKGFDTERDAAQSALDELKAAQEANNLEDMKAKLEALNEKAQALAVKLYEQAAAAQQAQAGAESAQSTDSSNNGDDVVDGEFTEK, encoded by the coding sequence ATGTCTAAAATTATTGGTATTGACTTAGGTACAACAAACTCAGCCGTTGCAGTTCTTGAAGGAACTGAATCAAAAATTATTGCAAACCCAGAAGGTAACCGTACAACTCCTTCAGTTGTTTCATTCAAAAACGGTGAAATCATCGTTGGTGACGCTGCTAAACGTCAAGCAGTAACTAATCCAGATACAGTTATTTCTATCAAATCTAAAATGGGTACTTCTGAAAAAGTATCTGCAAATGGTAAAGAATACACTCCACAAGAAATTTCAGCAATGATTCTTCAATACCTTAAAGGTTATGCTGAAGATTACCTTGGTGAAAAAGTAACAAAAGCTGTTATCACAGTTCCTGCATACTTCAACGATGCTCAACGTCAAGCAACAAAAGATGCTGGTAAAATCGCTGGTCTTGAAGTAGAACGTATCGTTAACGAACCAACTGCAGCCGCTCTTGCATACGGTCTTGATAAAACTGATAAAGATGAAAAAATCTTAGTATTTGACCTTGGTGGTGGTACATTTGACGTTTCTATTCTTGAACTTGGTGACGGTGTCTTTGACGTACTTGCAACAGCAGGTGATAACAAACTTGGTGGTGACGACTTCGACCAAAAAATTATTGATTGGTTAGTTGCTGACTTCAAGAACGAAAATGGCGTAGACCTTAGCCAAGATAAAATGGCTCTTCAACGTTTGAAAGATGCTGCTGAAAAAGCTAAAAAAGACCTTTCAGGTGTGACTCAAACACAAATCTCACTTCCATTCATCACTGCTGGAGCTGCTGGACCTCTTCACTTGGAAACAAGCCTTACTCGTGCTAAATTTGATGATTTGACTCGTGACCTTGTTGAACGTACTAAAACTCCAGTTCGTCAAGCTTTGTCAGATGCTGGTCTTTCAATCTCTGAAATTGATGAAGTTATCCTTGTTGGTGGTTCAACACGTATTCCTGCCGTTGTCGAAGCTGTTAAAGCTGAAACTGGTAAAGAACCAAACAAATCTGTTAACCCTGACGAAGTAGTTGCTATGGGTGCTGCTATCCAAGGTGGTGTTATCACTGGTGATGTTAAAGATGTCGTTCTTCTTGACGTTACTCCGTTGTCACTTGGTATTGAAACTATGGGTGGTGTATTTACAAAACTTATTGACCGTAACACAACTATCCCAACATCTAAATCACAAGTGTTCTCAACAGCTGCTGATAACCAACCAGCCGTAGATATCCACGTTCTTCAAGGTGAACGTCCAATGGCTGCTGATAATAAAACTCTTGGTCGTTTCCAATTGACTGATATTCCAGCTGCACCTCGTGGTATCCCTCAAATCGAAGTAACATTTGATATTGACAAAAACGGTATCGTGTCTGTTAAAGCTAAAGACCTTGGTACTCAAAAAGAACAACACATCGTTATTCAATCTAATTCTGGTTTGACTGATGAAGAAATTGAAAAAATGATGAAAGATGCAGAAGCTAACGCAGAAGCTGATGCTAAACGTAAAGAAGAAGTTGACCTTCGTAACGAAGTTGATCAAGCTATCTTTGCAACAGAAAAAACAATCAAAGAAACTGAAGGCAAAGGCTTTGATACAGAACGTGATGCTGCTCAATCTGCTCTTGATGAATTGAAAGCTGCTCAAGAAGCTAACAATCTTGAAGATATGAAAGCTAAACTTGAAGCTCTTAACGAAAAAGCTCAAGCTCTTGCTGTGAAATTGTACGAACAAGCTGCAGCTGCACAACAAGCCCAAGCAGGTGCTGAAAGTGCACAATCAACTGATTCATCAAACAATGGTGATGACGTTGTTGACGGTGAGTTTACTGAAAAATAA
- the dnaJ gene encoding molecular chaperone DnaJ encodes MNNTEFYDRLGVSKDASQDEIKKAYRKMSKKYHPDINKEPGAEEKYKEVQEAYETLGDEQKRAAYDQYGAAGANGGFGGGAGGFGGFDGGAGFGGFEDIFSSFFGGGGGMRNPNAPRQGDDLQYRVNLSFEEAVFGVEKEVAYNRESTCSTCSGTGAKPGTSPVTCSRCHGSGVINVDTQTPLGMMRRQVTCDVCHGTGKEIKDPCHTCHGTGHEKKTHKVSVKIPAGVETGQQIRLQGQGEAGFNGGPYGDLFVIINVLPSKQFERNGSTIYYNMNISFVQAALGDTVEVPTVHGDVEMTIPAGTQTGKTFRLKGKGAPKLRGGGQGDQHVTVNIVTPTKLNDAQVEALKNFAAAGGDKVVNPKKKGFFNKMKDAFDGE; translated from the coding sequence ATGAACAATACAGAATTTTACGATCGTTTGGGTGTTTCTAAAGACGCTTCGCAAGATGAGATTAAAAAAGCTTATCGAAAAATGTCGAAGAAGTACCACCCAGATATTAACAAAGAACCTGGTGCTGAAGAAAAGTACAAAGAAGTTCAAGAGGCTTATGAAACGCTAGGTGATGAGCAAAAACGTGCCGCTTATGACCAATATGGTGCTGCGGGAGCTAATGGCGGCTTCGGTGGCGGAGCTGGTGGATTTGGCGGTTTCGATGGTGGTGCTGGCTTTGGTGGTTTCGAAGATATCTTCTCAAGCTTCTTTGGTGGCGGTGGAGGCATGCGTAATCCAAATGCGCCACGTCAAGGTGATGATCTTCAATACCGTGTGAATTTGAGTTTTGAAGAAGCCGTTTTTGGTGTAGAAAAAGAAGTGGCTTATAACCGTGAATCAACTTGTTCAACATGTTCTGGTACAGGTGCTAAACCTGGAACTAGCCCTGTAACATGTAGTCGTTGTCATGGTTCAGGAGTTATTAATGTTGATACACAAACACCTCTTGGTATGATGCGTCGTCAAGTAACTTGTGATGTCTGCCATGGTACAGGTAAAGAAATCAAAGACCCTTGTCATACTTGTCATGGTACTGGTCATGAAAAGAAAACTCATAAAGTATCTGTTAAGATTCCAGCAGGTGTTGAAACCGGTCAACAAATTCGCTTGCAAGGTCAAGGTGAAGCAGGCTTTAACGGCGGACCTTATGGTGACCTCTTCGTTATTATCAATGTTTTACCAAGTAAGCAATTTGAACGTAATGGCTCAACCATTTACTACAACATGAATATTAGCTTTGTTCAAGCAGCTCTTGGTGATACTGTCGAAGTGCCAACGGTGCATGGTGATGTTGAAATGACAATCCCAGCTGGAACACAAACTGGTAAGACATTCCGCCTTAAAGGTAAAGGTGCTCCGAAATTGCGTGGTGGAGGTCAAGGAGACCAACATGTAACCGTCAATATCGTAACACCAACCAAACTTAATGATGCTCAAGTCGAAGCGCTTAAAAACTTCGCAGCAGCAGGTGGTGACAAAGTTGTTAATCCTAAGAAAAAAGGATTCTTTAACAAAATGAAAGACGCCTTTGACGGTGAATAA
- a CDS encoding alpha/beta fold hydrolase codes for MKEYYIKEHSAYLRYQDFLGTENTILFIHGLGCAGSFDYSGVAAQSVFNDTRCIIVDLLGAGYSDKPTEFDYRVSSHVQYLKSFIEDLNLNDFNVFGHSLGGPIAIELTTLCQDKVRHLILTEPNLDASVKGSSSFEIASFEERDFIEFGCEKILSNSRNSGGTMWGATLSNWSPYAVHRLSVNAVQGGEVSWRKLLYDLKIPKTVIFGRKSLPDDDYESLDRDGIPLKVIENVGHSMAWENPVEVAQVTSDIIKK; via the coding sequence ATGAAAGAATATTACATTAAGGAACATAGTGCGTATCTTCGTTATCAAGATTTTCTTGGAACAGAAAATACAATTTTATTCATTCACGGCTTAGGTTGCGCGGGTTCATTTGATTATTCAGGAGTAGCGGCACAAAGCGTCTTTAATGATACAAGATGTATTATTGTTGATTTATTAGGAGCTGGATACAGTGATAAGCCAACTGAATTTGATTATCGAGTAAGTTCGCATGTGCAATACTTAAAATCATTCATTGAAGATTTAAACTTAAATGACTTTAATGTTTTTGGACATAGTTTAGGTGGTCCGATTGCCATAGAACTCACAACTCTTTGTCAAGATAAGGTAAGACATTTGATTTTAACTGAGCCTAATCTCGATGCGAGTGTTAAAGGAAGTTCAAGTTTTGAAATAGCATCTTTTGAGGAACGTGATTTTATTGAGTTTGGATGCGAAAAAATACTGTCAAATAGTCGAAATTCTGGAGGAACTATGTGGGGTGCTACTTTATCTAATTGGTCGCCATATGCTGTACATCGATTATCTGTTAATGCTGTTCAGGGTGGGGAAGTATCTTGGAGGAAGTTGTTATATGATTTAAAGATTCCTAAGACCGTCATTTTCGGAAGAAAATCTTTGCCAGATGATGATTATGAAAGTTTAGACAGAGATGGGATTCCTTTAAAAGTTATTGAAAATGTAGGACATTCAATGGCATGGGAAAATCCAGTTGAAGTTGCTCAAGTTACATCTGATATTATAAAAAAATAA
- the truA gene encoding tRNA pseudouridine(38-40) synthase TruA, which produces MVRYKATISYDGRLFAGFQRQPSERSVQEELEKTLQKLNSGNPVKVHGAGRTDSGVHAYGQVVHFDLPQARDVEKLRFGLDTQSPEDIDVVKVEQVSDEFHARYNKHSKTYEFLVDAGRPKNPMMRHYATHYPYPLDLTSMQEAIKDLVGTHDFTGFTASGTSVENKVRTITRATVAIDDKTGFFVFTFSGNGFLYKQVRNMVGTLLKIGNGRMPVSQIKTVLESKNRDLAGPTAAGNGLYLKEINYDE; this is translated from the coding sequence ATGGTAAGATATAAAGCAACGATTTCCTATGATGGTAGGCTTTTTGCTGGCTTTCAACGACAGCCGAGTGAGCGTTCTGTTCAGGAAGAATTAGAAAAAACATTACAGAAATTGAATAGCGGTAATCCAGTTAAAGTGCATGGTGCTGGTCGTACAGATTCAGGGGTGCATGCTTATGGACAGGTCGTACATTTTGATTTGCCACAGGCGCGTGATGTGGAAAAATTACGATTTGGTTTGGATACGCAGTCTCCAGAAGATATAGATGTGGTGAAAGTCGAGCAAGTCAGTGATGAGTTTCATGCCCGTTACAATAAGCACAGCAAGACTTATGAGTTTTTAGTAGATGCTGGACGACCCAAAAATCCAATGATGCGACATTATGCGACGCATTATCCTTATCCCCTAGATTTGACAAGTATGCAAGAAGCCATTAAGGATTTGGTAGGGACGCATGATTTTACAGGTTTCACGGCTTCTGGGACTTCTGTTGAAAATAAAGTTCGCACGATTACGCGAGCAACAGTTGCTATTGATGACAAAACAGGTTTCTTTGTGTTTACATTCAGTGGCAATGGCTTTCTTTACAAGCAAGTTCGCAATATGGTTGGAACCTTGTTGAAAATCGGTAATGGTCGTATGCCAGTTAGTCAGATTAAGACGGTTTTAGAGTCGAAAAATCGTGATTTAGCAGGTCCTACGGCAGCGGGGAATGGTCTTTATTTAAAGGAGATTAATTATGACGAATAA